Sequence from the Montipora foliosa isolate CH-2021 chromosome 12, ASM3666993v2, whole genome shotgun sequence genome:
ATTTGTAAATGTTAAAAAGAGCAACAACGGTGGTAGGGAAATACTTGATGTAGATATTTTTAACCCACTGTCTGAACATTGTGTTCAGTTTTCTTGATATTTTTAATTCGTTGGAATTGCACGCTACACCAAACATAAATCTTGGTCGTTGGATCAAAGAATATCATTATTGCTTCGCAATCCGTGAGAGTATAAGACAATGCGTAATGCCTGCAGCACCAGAAGTCAAAGAAGTATGAGAGAGGTTTTAGCATGGCATGCGAACTCCAAAATCGTGACACAGCACCGATTATTGTATTGTTAAGCATACTTTGAGAAATGTTCTCTGCACATCTGTAATTTCTCGAATGGCTGTCTGTGTACTGTtcattattagtatcacccaactagtggacttatgcaaatcctgcattttgattggatacgctactagatgactattagtaatagtcctcgagtatcaAAAAGCGTgaagctttctttcattttattccggccaaataaatatttcttcaacttgcattcgctaactttattgttgccttttctgtccgactagttgggtgatataAAAcgattagacccttcgccctcaagggccacgggtcaatagcccattcggctgagcctcatgggctattgacccgtagcccgcaagggctacgggtctaattgttaaataatgttCCACCGGCCTGTAGCGGAAGACGTATACACATTGTGTATGTGCATGCCGTGATTTAGGAATCCTCGCcttgctaatttttttttagttccaAGGAGGTCACCGGGATTCTTTCTTGAAACGTGACCAAGAAGTGTGAAAAAACGTGTGAAAAAACGTGTGAATATATTCTGCCTCATAAATGGTTAAAACTTTTCTTAGTAAATGAATTAAATTTGCTTGGAACAATACCAGTCTATGTTTTCTTGTCATCTTCCGCTACTTCTACGGTTTCTCTAGTCGCCATTTTGGTTCCTGAAGGTCACGCCCACGATTTCCACTCTTAGTGCTCTTCAGGTGAGGCTCCAAAAGAAAACCATTTCCCAATTTCGTGAAATAAAATCTTTCTTGGAGACGATAAGCAACGGACGAGTGAACGAGTCACACGTAGCTATTTCCAGGCTTTCGGTTAGTGAAACAGGGAAATAAGCCGCggcaatgaaaaggaaaaacgcCGGGAGACTGGGACTTACACTCCGCTGTCTAGCGCTAAATGtcgggaaaaaaaaacccgGTTAATTAATGAATCGTATGGAACGGAAATATTCCGGAAAAAATGTCGGAAATTTGGGTATACATTAACGTTTACGGCAATACTCGTCGGTTGGATTGGTTGCGAGCGGGCAACCTGAAAATGCTGTTCCATTCCCTACATATGTGTTATTGAACTAGCGTGAGGTCCGTtctgggaaaatattggtcgagttcctttttttttttttgcaagtttattaGGCGAGGTCCATATACTTGCAAAAAAGGGTACGAGACCAACATTTTCCCGGTACGGACCGAACAAGCTAGTTCATTGACTCTCTTGCGCAGGGTTTTCTGAGCATTGGACTGCCATGCGGAAGATCGCGGCGTTACAACCTTGGTCTGACCAACACTCAAggtgtaattacatctgcaaatcgctcgacttttaagtcttctcggacaaggactataaaccgtaggctccgtctcacaacccttcgatGTTTATAAAAGctgttaaagatcccacacactagtcgaaaagagcagcaatgtggtcggcttagcgtaatcttctgaatgcaCCACATAACAGCGAACTTGAGAACAGacaagtcaaattgaaggagctGGTAAACCTTCCAGCTTTTTACAAGCTTACGTGATAGTTGTTAAGAGGAGAAACAAATTCCCAACGCCAGGTATATATCTCTTAGCCttcgaacgcagacgtattttgCGGgagagagaaacgaccgccggaaatacgtctgacTTCGCAGGCTACATATATCTCCACTTCACCTGTTTTAGCGAATGGATAGTTGAGGTTGAAAACAGCATGCAGAAAAAGCCCCCAACAACAAAAACGTGATTTGTATTCTTCCTTTTTTCGCAGAATCGGATATAAAAGTCTGCTACACACGAGTGTAGGAGGTTCTTTTCGTACTGTGAACCCCAGATCCCTTAAGTGCCACTTGCTCGCGCGCATGCGTTAAAGGATGGAACGAAACCAGAGCCCGAAAAAAGAATTTTGGCTGTCGAGAAATCCACCGAATTGCTAGTCCTTTAGCGCTTTCAGTATGTTATTCGCTGAAGTAAGAAGCAGAATAAATCACCAAGTATGGccttgttttcaatttttatgtATTAACAGTACAGAAATGCCAAATGAAAGAAGCTTTCTTTGAAGCCTCTCACGAGTAGGGTTAGGCTGCGTAGCTGGtggtattagggagcttaagcacgcgacgtttttgagccgcggacggcaaccggaaatgaacatttcgtATGCCAGTACAgcagtgtctcccagattttcaacctaatcatctctaatggaggaaagaaacatagcaatataaaggtggtagtgacaagacaagttaaaatggaaaacCGCTCACTTCCGGAtgccgtccgcggctcaaaaacgtcgcgcgcttaaactccctattgttggcgcgagaggcaTAAGCCGCGCAGAGACTGTGGAGGGGCGCTGTGAAATatccctccccattctccgcgctgCTTCGCCGCTGGTTAATTAGCCTGTTGCGTCAACAATGACGTCAGCTAcgcgaaaaaccttaaataacaatgaccaaaaccaggttttctgagcccgcgagactgagcacccccaacaaaccattgttttaacgaaaaccgctggtcagcaacagCTACCCAGGCTAGTGTAGGGTAGTATCGGCAGGGAGACTACGGGGAGGGAGTCTGGGACTGGGCTCCGCAGTAGAAGAAGACAATTCTACTCTCCTAATACTATAAACGTAAAACCCTGGAAAGTGCTTGGGGGCCATGGAAAATTAACACAGGTTTAAAAAGACATCTCAAAGGTCTGTacacaggatttgaacctggaaaTATTCGCCAACCAGCCCCTTCTTCAAAGTACTTCAACACCACACGGCTAGTCGcgaaagagttttttttttttttcgaacaaTATATACTATCTTTCCTGATCCAGTTCCGTTACCTCTTGTTGTCTTTGTTTGTCTCTAGGTAACGAACGGCTTAGTCAATGAAACCGTGAAGTTACCATCGGGCTAGTTTCAACACTCAACCGAAAATTCCCCTGAGTCACCGAAGGAACGCATTTGATCTGAAATGACGATGTCATAAAAAATTTAACTCGCCCCTGCCACGGGACGAATACGACGCTTTTTGGTTCGTCAGCAAATGAGGCTCTGATTGGCACATTGATAGTAATAGATCACTCGCATCTTTCCTTAACCGCGGAACGGCGTTTTCTTTAACAGAGCGTAGTTTGACGGTTCTTGGCTCGTATGATTGACAACGAAagcaaaacaacaccttcaacGAATTGTTGCCATAAGTTTGCGCGACGGTAGGGTGACAGTCATCGACATTATCATCAACTTGTTTCTTCTTATACCACACAACACAGCCATGAATATTAAGTCATATATTCTTGTTTCAAAAGGTCATGCAATAAACTCATCTTCTTCTACTTTTTCAACTTGTTTGCCATAGGTTTCTGCAAAATTCATAACGGATATACATATTCAGTAAGAAGAAAGACATAAAAAAGTAAATCTGATATAGGTGCCCAATTTCCTACAGATTTTACTTTAAATCTACGCCGGTGACTTCAACAAGAACACTAACAAGCAATATCATTCAAGGACAAATTAATCTGCGAAGTAAGCGTTTCCGTGCAGGGAACATGAAAGAGTTTCGACGCTTTGGCCTGAACAGAATGGGTCGAGACTCCCTAAACaggcttttttttgtttcgctcCATTTTTCGCACGACCAAAACATCGGAAATTCCGGCGTTGAAACGACTGCTATACGAAGGCTCTTTTGCACATGCGTTCTAAGGTTTGTACATTGTTTCCCATTCTCTGCAAATATGCGttgtgaaataaccaaattatAAGTTGTAGAGAAAGCAGTAGCAAACTTAAACCAGTTTGTTCTAAATTTCAACACCGTTCCTCTCAATTCAGTGACTGTATATATAGTTTGGTTTGTAGGCATGTATAAATTGATCAAAATGGAATGATGACGGAAAAGTTTTAGCTCTATCTGACGTGTTCGAATACGTCACCGGTGTTAACTTTGATATTTACCAATGAAACTCCACCCACccgaaagtggttttcagggagcTTCTGCATCCGATCGGATTGGAATTTAgagtttggtttttgaggaggggggggggggaaacagGAGGACCCGGGAAAAAACGGTCGTGTTGAGCGTACAGTTCCTTATGAAAGCCTGGTCCCCTCCTTAACCACTAGCAACATGCAGACGCAATAAAGTGTCGTTAATTTCTCTTGTCCTATTGGTGCCAGAGGCCTCCCTCGGCAGTTTTCTctagattgcgtgacaaaacactgTAGACTCAGAAAACGCTCGGATCTGTTAACATAGATTACTTTTAGCAGTGTAGGAAGAAAAAAAGACCACAAAGGGTCCTTCTTTAGCTTTAAAAGTGAGAAAGACAGGCAGCAAACTATGGCCGCGGGAGATGTGGAAGCAAGGAATGCATCGCGCTGCCAGACCTCGCCAGGCCGTTGTTCGGGATTCGGTCGCTCGGTAGCTTGAGGTTTTCCTTCGTATACAGTTGAAACGCGAGAAGAGGTCCTCGGAAGGTATAGAAATAAGATCTTACCAGATAGCCCAACAAATGCACAGCCCCAAACTATACTCCAGAACCAACcaataaaaagaaagacaaCGGTTGCCAACTGCACGAGTCCAACGAAACAGTTAACAAAAAGAATGGAGGTGCGATTCATGAGAGGCACTTCACGACGAGTCAGGAAAAACGCGATCACACCAGACACGACTGTCCCTGCAAATAAAGGATACAAAACGTTAGAGAAAAAGACAGATATATATTCAAATATAATAGCAGTAATCAAGGGTTAGAGAGGTGCGTTGGATTCTTGTTTTGTCATGAATGAGGCATTTGAAAGTGGTTGTATATTTTGGGGAGAATcgttttgtatccttttctggtatttgttgagTCATGAAAGTATCACACTATCACACTATAAGTATTTTAGCTATTATCTGCCACCTGTACCAGCCAGTCAgcccaagatggcgtccaagcGCTGAAATCGATTTGGATCTCGATCGATACCCGAGGAACATGCTGCGGGACTGACACGGTTGCGGCGATTGGTCTTAATGAGGCTGGCACAATTATCGGATTGGAAAATCACTAAAATGTTTGAAGTCGTAGTCTCATGGAAGTGTTAAAACGCATCTTAACTTTAATAAAATATTCATACAAAAGGAGAACCGAACTTGTCAACTGAACATCATTTTACATACAAAGTGAAAGATATGATATTTCTTATTCTCTTTCTTCGAATTTCCCATAAGACACTCTGtttgcccccaaattttgcataaaccattgttttcaaatgttgTGACTAAAATAAGGTGGGACACTTAAGTGTTATGTTTATAAAGTACCAAACAATCTAACAGAAGTTTTACCAAGTTTTAAATATGGTGTCAccagaacaatttatgaaagcCAACCATTTCGAGTCggcgcttagacctaatcaccaGAGATCAGTGCCTTACGATTCAGCAGGTATTATCCCCCTAAACAGAGTTTATCTGCCAAAGCAGGTTGACACTGAGGACGTTCAGGTATTGCCACCCAACGTCaccaaatgttagtcgcctgtatatgtgtcacgaagtgtctcacTTTATTTCCATTCTTTAGTCATAATCGTTTCAAATGCtgttggggacactgcatattcccaataacatttaaaaacaaaaggggGCAAAACAAAGTGTATTCTGGGGAATTCGAAAAATAGAGAATCTGgacatgaaaaacaaattgtCTTAGATAATGACGATTGAGTTTTGGAGGGATTTAACTTTCGATTTCTGTCCACGAGAGCACCGTcttcaacaaaaacaagaaacgaaaCAATGGTAGTTTTGTATCGCAAAACGAACGTAATTTATACGACCGGCTTAAGCCAGGATTTGACTTTTACcctgcatttgcatgataagcCAACTTCACCAGTTTCGAACAAAAGCTGCTTTAAGGTGACCACGCAATTAAGTCAAACCCAAACAATGAAGCCATTTTATCCATTGTGATATTTTTGTCCTTAACATTTCTTAAGACTGTCATTAGTGAATTTGAGTCAATTTGGTAGATAATATATTGCACTTGAACAAGGAAATTATCACTTCTGCTTCATTTGCGACTCGAAAGCTGCATGTTCCACATTAATTCCTCAAAAAATAGTGTATGCACAGGTAACTATTGACACTATAAGCTTAGCTAGTGTATCTATCACCGGCCCACCAAACACAAATTAGGCACTGATGAAACAAATTTGACATACACTTTGGCCGTTAAGACAAGAAGAATTACTGACACCTGTATTGAGAACTGGGAATAATTCTTCACCAAAGATTCTTCATGTTGAACTTCGCACCAGCGCAGACGgaaaagtgaacaaaaaaaGAACTACATGTCGTAACAAACAATTTAAGTATTTTTGGATTATTGCCAAATTCGTAGGCTCGTTCTTTAATCACGAAACGAAAGTGGAAACACTTTTGTTTCTCAATTTACAATTTTTGCCCGTATAATAAAGTTGTGATCTTGTGATTGTGCAATACAGCAGTCTCATACATTAAAGAACACTCTGATGTCCTTGTAAAGTTATCTCGACGAGATAAGTCCCAAATTTCTTTTCTACAAAAACGCGCAACACAAGATAAAATTCTTGTTAATTTGGGAACGTTTCTACATGTTAAATCAAGGAGGCTACTGTCCACTTTATTGGACATCAGTAAACTAAAAAGAGTGAGTGAAGCTAAGCCAAACCTACCTAAACCGGGAAATATAATGTTTAAAATAAGGCAACCAATCGCTGCGGAACGGGGAAGAACTGGGATTGCTTCTTGTGCCGTGATACCTCGCTTCTTTTTCCCAACTCCGGCAACGGTTTCCTCCGTAGGAATAACTGTTTCGGTGGGAATTTGAAATCCTGGAAATAGAGTGTTTGGTGTTATTGTCGATGCACACGAAATTCTCGGTTCTGACCGAGGGATGACTTTCTGATCTGCTTCAACACCAAAGCTCCCTTGAAGATAGTTTCCGTTTTCGAGTGTCTTGCCTGAAGTCGGGCCAGATGCGAATTCTCCGCCGAATTGTACTCCATTTTCTTCCGTGAAACCAGGCATATTTAAACCCACGAGTGATGAATTTTCTTTCGCATTTTTCTCGCGGTTCTCCAAATCCCCGTCTTTAATCAGCATTTGCGTCGAAGAGGTTGCATTCTTCTTCATGATTAGTGAGGTCACTTGAAATCTTCGCAAATCTTGACAAATGAAGACTTAGTTCTTTTGGTAATCGagaaaattatttctcaaaCTAAACAGAATGATTACATTCTACTTTTAAATCCTGGTTTCTAGCCAGCTATCACAAACAACCGAATATTAAATGAGGTAAATACGATATGTAGCGTAAGACCAATGGTTTTTTTGACGTGACAATAGGGACTTGATCTTCAGATCAATTTACATCCAAAACAGCTATTATCAACGCCTCTTTGTTTTGTAATGTAACTTCAGTCGTGTcacacaaacttcaaaaaaagaaacttacattCGATGCAATTAACGAAATTTTTTACAGTTCTTTATAAAGAGTACTTCAGTCATTTAGGTTAAAACAGAAGGAGAGAATACCTCTCAGgtatctttttttagaatgtcGTTTTGAGTTGTAGAGCATCCCTTTAAAGGATTGTTCTTTGGCGGAAAAGCAGTTAGAAACCTCAAAGGTGGCTGCAAACAGAGTCACAATGAAAAACGCTCGGCAAACAAGTTGTATTTGGCATACTTACCACGTGCGAAGCCGCAAATTTATGACCTATCATATCCAGATACATATCTGGATCATATCGTTTTTAAAATGTGATTAACTTTAAAAGGCGTTCCTTTTTTTATCCACGATTTCTCGCGGAATTTTGTTTGCGGGTGCAAGAACGACAAACCAGAGGGGTTTGGATAATTCCACTACCGGATACCACGAAACAATGGTTAAACAATgtcattaaattctcaacctcggataatgcaattctagctttctgattggttcactggatctcggttACCGGCCATTGTACCTGCGTTTGACagcgtttgaccttatatggaaatgaaTGTGGCAAATGTTGCTCAGCAGAA
This genomic interval carries:
- the LOC137978723 gene encoding uncharacterized protein, coding for MKKNATSSTQMLIKDGDLENREKNAKENSSLVGLNMPGFTEENGVQFGGEFASGPTSGKTLENGNYLQGSFGVEADQKVIPRSEPRISCASTITPNTLFPGFQIPTETVIPTEETVAGVGKKKRGITAQEAIPVLPRSAAIGCLILNIIFPGLGTVVSGVIAFFLTRREVPLMNRTSILFVNCFVGLVQLATVVFLFIGWFWSIVWGCAFVGLSETYGKQVEKVEEDEFIA